A genomic window from Silene latifolia isolate original U9 population chromosome Y, ASM4854445v1, whole genome shotgun sequence includes:
- the LOC141627935 gene encoding secreted RxLR effector protein 161-like yields the protein MDHWKAAKKVLRYLQGTKELMLTYRRSDHLEVIGYSDSDYAGCVDSRKSTIGYLFLLAEGAVSWKSGKQSVIATSTMEVEFVACFEATIHALWLRNFISGLGIVDSIVKPLL from the coding sequence ATGGACCACTGGAAAGCTGCGAAGAAGGTCCTTAGGTACTTACAAGGCACTAAGGAGCTCATGCTTACTTATAGAAGATCCGATCACCTTGAGGTGATTGGTTATTCAGATTCAGATTATGCCGGATGTGTTGATAGTAGAAAATCAACAATTGGCTACTTGTTCCTTTTAGCTGAAGGGGCAGTATCATGGAAAAGTGGGAAGCAGTCTGTCATTGCTACTTCTACTATGGAAGTCGAATTTGTGGCATGCTTTGAGGCCACTATTCATGCATTGTGGTTGCGAAACTTTATCTCGGGACTTGGGATTGTCGATAGTATTGTCAAGCCGTTATTGTGA